The following coding sequences lie in one Isoptericola variabilis 225 genomic window:
- a CDS encoding FadR/GntR family transcriptional regulator: MRTHEKVLARIEADLAAGRWGLGERLPGERALAEQLGVSRPSVREAIRILEAMGIIRTAVGSGPDAGAVIVDRPAAGLGAAVRLHVASGTLPVADVVTTREALETWATGRAAERVARTPDAADDLLAEARRLLDAMSEPALDVEAFVRLDQDFHGELIRLGGNQLVEAILLGLRSAVAGYVLQGAGRLASWRATAERLCAEHATILDAVAAGDADAARDAVSRHILGFSEEAGLVPRPA; the protein is encoded by the coding sequence GTGCGCACCCACGAGAAGGTCCTGGCCCGGATCGAGGCCGATCTCGCGGCCGGCCGGTGGGGTCTCGGCGAGCGGCTCCCCGGCGAGCGTGCCCTCGCCGAGCAGCTCGGCGTCTCGCGACCCTCGGTGCGCGAAGCGATCCGCATCCTCGAGGCCATGGGCATCATCCGTACCGCGGTCGGCTCCGGGCCCGACGCCGGTGCCGTCATCGTGGACCGCCCCGCGGCCGGGCTCGGCGCGGCCGTCCGGCTGCACGTCGCGTCCGGCACGCTGCCCGTGGCGGACGTCGTCACGACCCGCGAGGCGCTCGAGACCTGGGCCACGGGCCGTGCGGCCGAGCGCGTCGCCCGCACCCCCGATGCCGCGGACGACCTGCTCGCCGAGGCCCGCCGGCTCCTCGACGCCATGTCGGAGCCTGCGCTCGACGTCGAGGCGTTCGTCCGGCTCGACCAGGACTTCCACGGCGAGCTGATCCGCCTGGGCGGCAACCAGCTCGTCGAGGCGATCCTGCTCGGGCTCCGTTCGGCCGTCGCCGGCTACGTGCTGCAGGGCGCCGGGCGTCTCGCCTCGTGGCGTGCCACCGCCGAGCGGCTCTGCGCGGAGCACGCGACGATCCTCGACGCGGTCGCGGCCGGGGACGCGGACGCCGCCCGCGACGCCGTGAGCCGGCACATCCTCGGGTTCTCCGAGGAGGCGGGGCTCGTCCCCAGGCCGGCGTGA
- a CDS encoding (Fe-S)-binding protein has protein sequence MRIALAATCIADTMFPGAPRATVRLLERLGHEVVFPRAQACCGQMHVNTGYFAEAVPVVRNHVVTFAPVADGEWDAVVIPSGSCTGSVRHQQAMVCRRAGLDDLAATAEAVAAKTYELSELLVDVLGLTDVGAWFPHRVTYHPTCHSLRMLHVGDRPLRLLRAVAGIDLVELPEAESCCGFGGTFALKNADTSAAMLADKTAHVRATGADVLTAGDMSCLMHIGGGLSRQRAGVRTLHLAEILASTRDEPTPVPAGHAVRTEVAR, from the coding sequence GTGCGGATCGCCCTCGCCGCCACCTGCATCGCCGACACGATGTTCCCCGGCGCGCCGCGCGCCACCGTGCGCCTGCTCGAGCGCCTAGGCCACGAGGTCGTGTTCCCGCGGGCGCAGGCCTGCTGCGGCCAGATGCACGTCAACACGGGCTACTTCGCCGAGGCCGTGCCCGTGGTGCGCAACCACGTCGTGACGTTCGCGCCCGTCGCCGACGGCGAGTGGGACGCGGTCGTCATCCCGTCCGGCTCGTGCACGGGCTCGGTCCGCCACCAGCAGGCGATGGTGTGCCGGCGCGCGGGGCTCGACGACCTCGCGGCGACCGCCGAGGCCGTGGCCGCGAAGACCTACGAGCTCTCCGAGCTGCTCGTCGACGTGCTCGGGCTGACCGACGTCGGCGCGTGGTTCCCGCACCGCGTCACCTACCACCCCACGTGCCACTCGCTGCGCATGCTGCACGTGGGCGACCGGCCGCTGCGCCTGCTGCGCGCGGTCGCCGGAATCGACCTCGTCGAGCTGCCCGAGGCCGAGTCGTGCTGCGGGTTCGGCGGCACGTTCGCGCTGAAGAACGCCGACACGTCCGCCGCGATGCTCGCCGACAAGACGGCGCACGTGCGCGCGACGGGCGCCGACGTGCTCACCGCCGGCGACATGTCGTGCCTCATGCACATCGGCGGCGGCCTGTCGCGGCAGCGCGCGGGCGTCCGTACGCTCCACCTCGCCGAGATCCTCGCCTCCACGCGCGACGAGCCGACGCCCGTCCCGGCCGGGCACGCCGTGCGGACGGAGGTGGCCCGATGA
- a CDS encoding LutB/LldF family L-lactate oxidation iron-sulfur protein, translated as MSRTFLGLPRRLSRPDDAATPAGTGAADPFGPVPHPQAPLRWGDAFPAAARETLKNDQLRRNLGHATRVIRAKRAAVVGEVPDWEALRDAGSALKERVMAELPELLAQLEENVTARGGVVHWARDAAEANRIVAEIAKAKGADEVVKVKSMATQEIGLNEHLAAEGIAAIETDLAELIVQLADDMPSHILVPAIHRNRTEIRDIFLARMGDAPPDLSDVPRELAMAARAHLRRKFLSAKVAVSGANFGVASTGTLAVVESEGNGRMCLTLPETLVTVMGIEKLVPGFEDLEVFLQLLPRSSTGERMNPYTSLWTGVTPGDGPSEFHLVLLDNGRTDVLADEVGRAALHCIRCSACLNVCPVYERVGGHAYGSVYPGPIGAILTPQLTASTGGMSGHDDVNAALPYASTLCGACYEVCPVKIDIPSILVDLRAREVDADRSRRGVDPWAAAMKAASWVMSDGGRFGLAGRAATLGHRLGGRDGVISTAPPPASAWTRSRDLPAPPAQTFRQWWAEHEAARPGEHDQGEDR; from the coding sequence ATGAGCCGCACGTTCCTCGGCCTCCCCCGCCGCCTGTCCCGGCCCGACGACGCCGCGACACCCGCCGGCACCGGCGCGGCCGACCCGTTCGGTCCGGTTCCGCACCCCCAGGCGCCGCTGCGCTGGGGCGACGCCTTTCCGGCGGCGGCGCGCGAAACCCTCAAGAACGACCAGCTGCGCCGCAACCTCGGCCACGCGACGCGGGTCATCCGCGCCAAGCGCGCGGCCGTCGTCGGCGAGGTCCCGGACTGGGAGGCGCTGCGCGACGCCGGGTCGGCGCTCAAGGAGCGGGTCATGGCCGAGCTGCCCGAGCTGCTCGCGCAGCTCGAGGAGAACGTCACGGCACGCGGCGGCGTCGTCCACTGGGCCCGCGACGCGGCCGAGGCCAACCGCATCGTCGCCGAGATCGCGAAGGCCAAGGGCGCCGACGAGGTCGTCAAGGTCAAGTCGATGGCCACCCAGGAGATCGGGCTCAACGAGCACCTCGCCGCCGAGGGCATCGCCGCGATCGAGACGGACCTCGCCGAGCTCATCGTGCAGCTCGCCGACGACATGCCGTCGCACATCCTCGTGCCCGCCATCCACCGCAACCGGACGGAGATCCGCGACATCTTCCTCGCGCGCATGGGCGACGCGCCGCCCGACCTGTCCGACGTGCCGCGCGAGCTCGCCATGGCCGCCCGCGCGCACCTGCGCCGCAAGTTCCTCTCGGCGAAGGTCGCGGTGAGCGGCGCCAACTTCGGCGTCGCGTCGACCGGCACGCTCGCCGTCGTCGAGTCGGAGGGCAACGGGCGCATGTGCCTCACGCTGCCCGAGACCCTCGTCACCGTCATGGGGATCGAGAAGCTCGTGCCGGGCTTCGAGGACCTCGAGGTCTTCCTCCAGCTCCTCCCCCGCTCGTCGACGGGCGAGCGCATGAACCCGTACACGTCCCTGTGGACGGGCGTGACGCCGGGCGACGGGCCGAGCGAGTTCCACCTCGTGCTGCTCGACAACGGCCGCACCGACGTGCTCGCGGACGAGGTCGGCCGGGCCGCGCTGCACTGCATCCGCTGCTCGGCGTGCCTCAACGTCTGCCCCGTGTACGAGAGGGTCGGCGGGCACGCGTACGGCTCGGTCTACCCCGGCCCGATCGGCGCGATCCTCACGCCGCAGCTCACGGCGTCGACCGGCGGCATGTCCGGGCACGACGACGTCAACGCGGCCCTGCCGTACGCCTCCACCCTGTGCGGCGCCTGCTACGAGGTCTGCCCCGTGAAGATCGACATCCCGTCGATCCTCGTCGACCTGCGCGCCCGGGAGGTCGACGCGGACCGCTCGCGCCGCGGCGTCGACCCGTGGGCCGCGGCCATGAAGGCCGCGTCGTGGGTCATGTCCGACGGCGGTCGGTTCGGTCTCGCGGGCCGCGCGGCGACGCTCGGGCACCGGCTCGGCGGGCGCGACGGCGTCATCTCGACCGCACCGCCGCCTGCCTCGGCCTGGACCCGGTCCCGGGACCTGCCCGCCCCGCCGGCGCAGACGTTCCGGCAGTGGTGGGCGGAGCACGAGGCCGCGCGTCCGGGAGAGCACGACCAGGGAGAAGACCGATGA
- a CDS encoding endo-1,4-beta-xylanase, with translation MSHPTTMTRVAAVAASAITALAVAMPAAQAAPPEPTLRSEAPRDVKIGSAVWGQRDLLDYDPKNPTEFQRILAEEFNSLTPENDMKWAEIHPEEGVYDFSGADAVVAFAEANGQEVRGHTLLWHSQNPQWVIDASATWTCEEARDVLEEHIRTVVGRYAGQIYEWDVANEIFQDTWDAGGVRLRTEANPFLKACADDPVALIGDAFRWAHEADPEAVLFLNDYNAEGINTKTDAYYALVQELLADGVPIHGFGAQGHLSLQYGFDESIQANFERFADLGLKVSVTEADVRMPLGEDGEPTAEQIALQAERFDKMLEACLNVPACTSYTVWGFDDARSWVPGVFPEGYATIMTEDFEKKPSYYALLESLTEATPGKSPRTPPGLNK, from the coding sequence ATGTCCCATCCCACGACCATGACCCGCGTCGCCGCCGTCGCGGCGTCGGCGATCACCGCACTGGCGGTGGCGATGCCCGCGGCCCAGGCCGCTCCGCCGGAGCCGACCCTGCGATCCGAGGCGCCGCGCGACGTCAAGATCGGCAGCGCCGTGTGGGGTCAGCGTGACCTGCTCGACTACGACCCGAAGAACCCGACCGAGTTCCAGCGCATCCTCGCCGAGGAGTTCAACTCGCTCACCCCCGAGAACGACATGAAGTGGGCCGAGATCCACCCGGAGGAGGGCGTCTACGACTTCTCCGGTGCGGACGCCGTCGTGGCGTTCGCCGAGGCCAACGGCCAGGAGGTCCGCGGCCACACGCTGCTCTGGCACAGCCAGAACCCGCAGTGGGTGATCGACGCCAGCGCCACGTGGACCTGCGAGGAGGCCCGCGACGTCCTCGAGGAGCACATCCGCACCGTCGTCGGCCGGTACGCCGGCCAGATCTACGAGTGGGACGTCGCCAACGAGATCTTCCAGGACACCTGGGACGCCGGCGGCGTGCGCCTGCGCACCGAGGCCAACCCGTTCCTCAAGGCCTGTGCCGACGACCCGGTCGCCCTCATCGGTGACGCCTTCCGTTGGGCGCACGAGGCCGACCCCGAGGCGGTCCTCTTCCTCAACGACTACAACGCCGAGGGCATCAACACCAAGACCGACGCCTACTACGCCCTGGTGCAGGAGCTCCTCGCCGACGGCGTGCCGATCCACGGCTTCGGCGCCCAGGGCCACCTGAGCCTGCAGTACGGCTTCGACGAGTCGATCCAGGCCAACTTCGAGCGGTTCGCGGACCTGGGGCTCAAGGTGTCCGTCACCGAGGCCGACGTGCGCATGCCGCTCGGCGAGGACGGCGAGCCGACCGCCGAGCAGATCGCGCTCCAGGCCGAGCGGTTCGACAAGATGCTCGAGGCGTGCCTCAACGTGCCTGCCTGCACGAGCTACACCGTCTGGGGCTTCGACGACGCCCGCTCGTGGGTCCCGGGCGTCTTCCCGGAGGGCTACGCGACGATCATGACCGAGGACTTCGAGAAGAAGCCCTCGTACTACGCCCTGCTCGAGAGCCTCACCGAGGCCACCCCGGGCAAGTCGCCGCGCACGCCGCCGGGCCTGAACAAGTAG
- a CDS encoding SprT-like domain-containing protein, with protein MDLHDAQRLARELMAEHGLDGWRFRFDRARRRAGVCRHDRREIGLSAPLTALYSEADVRETLLHEIAHALVGAKHGHDAVWRATAVRIGASGRRLVSDEAPRVEGDWVGTCPAGHRVTRFRRPARPQACARCSSTFDPRFLLTWTHRGVPVPGLSRLPDGGAGAGAPGRAGPLDPQAVRPGERLRVTVPGRYEGVVGVVVRRGRTRFHLDVPGGLLTVPFAGVERAP; from the coding sequence ATGGACCTGCACGACGCACAGCGCCTGGCGCGCGAGCTCATGGCCGAGCACGGGCTCGACGGCTGGCGCTTCCGCTTCGACCGCGCCCGCCGCCGTGCCGGGGTGTGCCGGCACGACCGGCGCGAGATCGGCCTGTCCGCGCCGCTCACGGCGCTCTACTCCGAGGCCGACGTGCGCGAGACGCTCCTGCACGAGATCGCGCACGCACTGGTCGGGGCGAAGCACGGGCACGACGCCGTGTGGCGCGCGACGGCGGTGCGGATCGGCGCGAGCGGGCGCCGGCTCGTGAGCGACGAGGCGCCGCGCGTCGAGGGCGACTGGGTCGGCACCTGCCCGGCCGGCCACCGCGTCACGCGGTTCCGGCGCCCGGCGCGGCCGCAGGCCTGCGCACGCTGCTCGAGCACGTTCGACCCGCGGTTCCTCCTGACATGGACGCACCGCGGCGTCCCGGTGCCGGGCCTGTCCCGGCTGCCCGACGGCGGCGCTGGCGCGGGCGCACCGGGTCGCGCCGGGCCGCTCGACCCGCAGGCGGTGCGGCCGGGGGAGCGGCTGCGGGTCACGGTGCCGGGACGGTACGAGGGCGTCGTCGGAGTGGTGGTCAGGCGCGGCCGCACCCGGTTCCACCTCGACGTCCCAGGCGGGCTGCTCACGGTCCCGTTCGCGGGCGTCGAGCGCGCTCCGTGA
- a CDS encoding Gfo/Idh/MocA family protein gives MPSSSSPSRRRYAIVGTGHRAGMFVGGLLDAHADDGEIVAWVEPNPVRAAVHEARVAAKVGGTRPVYHPDDLEKAIDEQRVDRVVVTSVDSTHADMVSRALRAGVDVVVEKPIAATADEAREIALAVRETGRDLTMTFNYRYSPRNSALREVIASGEIGRVLSVHFDWALDTVHGADYFRRWHRQKVNNGGLLVHKSSHHFDLVNWWIDAVPQRVFASGGRRFYGDDGAHAQGYEPTEGERALNEQGVDPWFLDIEKDPYLLELYGPEAQAVDGYVRNRSVFDAGITTEDTLGLVVEYAGGAVLTYSLTAYAPWEGYRVVVNGSRGQAVLEVVERGSVEFGDGRAILDPSFTEAFAQDEVRPQGERLVVQKHWERAEVRPIHNVGTGGHGGGDALLLSDVFRGRDEPDPLGRAARLVDGLRASGVGYAGNRSLETGDPVRLVDLGLGIDLG, from the coding sequence ATGCCCTCCTCCTCCAGCCCATCCCGACGCCGGTACGCGATCGTAGGGACCGGCCACCGCGCCGGCATGTTCGTCGGCGGCCTGCTCGACGCCCACGCGGACGACGGCGAGATCGTCGCCTGGGTCGAGCCGAACCCCGTCCGCGCCGCGGTCCACGAGGCGCGCGTCGCGGCGAAGGTCGGCGGGACCCGCCCGGTGTACCACCCGGACGACCTCGAGAAGGCGATCGACGAGCAGCGCGTCGACCGCGTCGTCGTGACGTCGGTCGACAGCACGCACGCCGACATGGTGTCGCGCGCGCTGCGCGCGGGCGTCGACGTCGTCGTCGAGAAGCCGATCGCCGCGACCGCGGACGAGGCGCGCGAGATCGCGCTCGCCGTCCGCGAGACGGGCCGCGACCTCACCATGACGTTCAACTACCGGTACTCGCCGCGGAACTCGGCGCTGCGCGAGGTGATCGCCTCCGGCGAGATCGGCCGCGTGCTGTCGGTGCACTTCGACTGGGCGCTCGACACGGTCCACGGCGCGGACTACTTCCGGCGCTGGCACCGTCAGAAGGTCAACAACGGCGGCCTGCTCGTGCACAAGTCGAGCCACCACTTCGACCTCGTCAACTGGTGGATCGACGCCGTCCCGCAGCGCGTCTTCGCGAGCGGCGGCCGGCGCTTCTACGGCGACGACGGCGCGCACGCCCAGGGCTACGAGCCGACCGAGGGCGAGCGCGCGCTCAACGAGCAGGGCGTCGACCCCTGGTTCCTCGACATCGAGAAGGACCCGTACCTCCTCGAGCTCTACGGCCCCGAGGCGCAGGCCGTCGACGGCTACGTCCGCAACCGCAGCGTCTTCGACGCCGGCATCACCACCGAGGACACGCTCGGCCTCGTGGTCGAGTACGCGGGGGGTGCGGTGCTCACCTACTCGCTGACGGCGTACGCGCCCTGGGAGGGCTACCGCGTGGTCGTCAACGGCTCGCGCGGGCAGGCCGTGCTCGAGGTCGTCGAGCGCGGCTCGGTCGAGTTCGGCGACGGCCGGGCGATCCTCGACCCCAGCTTCACCGAGGCGTTCGCGCAGGACGAGGTGCGGCCGCAGGGCGAGCGCCTCGTCGTCCAGAAGCACTGGGAGCGCGCCGAGGTGCGGCCGATCCACAACGTCGGGACGGGCGGCCACGGCGGGGGCGACGCGCTGCTGCTCTCCGACGTCTTCCGCGGCCGGGACGAGCCCGACCCGCTCGGCCGCGCCGCACGCCTCGTCGACGGCCTGCGGGCCTCGGGCGTGGGGTACGCGGGCAACCGCTCGCTCGAGACGGGCGACCCCGTGCGCCTCGTCGACCTGGGGCTCGGCATCGACCTCGGCTGA
- a CDS encoding lipase, translating to MAAAGAVGVPAAAAAEQVDLRLRTLMSDPQYRLAVAWQNTAYNQPPHTSYFLGEGMERPAAPRLAFTTDAPSAERVPGPATGAPGPVQVRVDDVDGGTVKLEATIRQGRDNAHTFSLVVDGETVEVRSVRDATPHEQTASFAVDGLAPGAHEIVVLAANQHGETSSKPVTVRMR from the coding sequence GTGGCCGCGGCCGGCGCCGTCGGCGTCCCCGCAGCGGCCGCCGCCGAGCAGGTGGACCTGCGCCTCCGCACGCTGATGTCCGACCCGCAGTACCGCCTCGCGGTCGCCTGGCAGAACACGGCGTACAACCAGCCCCCGCACACGTCGTACTTCCTCGGCGAGGGCATGGAGCGGCCCGCCGCGCCGCGGCTCGCGTTCACGACGGACGCGCCCTCCGCGGAGCGGGTGCCCGGACCGGCGACCGGTGCGCCCGGGCCGGTGCAGGTGCGGGTCGACGACGTCGACGGCGGCACCGTGAAGCTCGAGGCGACGATCAGGCAGGGGCGCGACAACGCCCACACGTTCTCGCTCGTCGTCGACGGCGAGACCGTCGAGGTCCGGTCGGTGCGCGACGCGACCCCGCACGAGCAGACGGCGAGCTTCGCCGTCGACGGCCTCGCGCCGGGTGCGCACGAGATCGTCGTGCTCGCGGCGAACCAGCACGGCGAGACGTCGAGCAAGCCCGTGACGGTGCGCATGCGCTGA
- a CDS encoding 3-oxoacyl-[acyl-carrier-protein] synthase III C-terminal domain-containing protein: MSEPTAPVVSSPLRLPAGAAGSRIVGLGHHQPAKTLTNDDIAQLVETNDEWIRSRTGIVTRHVAADDVTVADMATAAAVHALEDAGLSHDDVDLVIVATATAVDRSPNTAGRVAYALRTGVQPGASTPEGEEEPDLRDVVGPAVLDVNVACSGFAHAVGLADQAIRAGSARTAVVIGAEKLTAFTDWSDRSTCILTADGAGAAVLQSADEPGVGPVVWGSEPEITPAVLIEAPDERFAQDGRAVFKWAITRAAERARRVVEASGLGLDDIEVLVAHQANLRIIEPLAKSLGLEDKVVVTDIVESGNTSAASIPMGLSKWWHSGRVPAGAPALLFGFGGGFAWAGQVVLTPAR; this comes from the coding sequence ATGAGCGAGCCCACCGCCCCCGTCGTGTCGTCCCCGCTGCGGCTCCCCGCAGGCGCCGCAGGCTCCCGGATCGTCGGGCTGGGTCACCACCAGCCCGCGAAGACGCTCACCAACGACGACATCGCGCAGCTCGTCGAGACCAACGACGAGTGGATCCGGTCGCGCACCGGCATCGTCACGCGCCACGTCGCCGCCGACGACGTCACCGTCGCCGACATGGCGACGGCCGCCGCGGTGCACGCCCTCGAAGACGCGGGGCTGAGCCACGACGACGTCGACCTCGTGATCGTCGCCACCGCGACCGCCGTCGACCGCTCGCCCAACACGGCGGGGCGCGTCGCCTACGCGCTGCGGACCGGCGTCCAGCCGGGGGCGAGCACGCCCGAGGGCGAGGAGGAGCCGGACCTGCGCGACGTCGTCGGGCCCGCGGTGCTCGACGTCAACGTGGCCTGCTCGGGGTTCGCGCACGCCGTCGGCCTGGCCGACCAGGCCATCCGCGCCGGCAGTGCGCGCACCGCCGTCGTGATCGGGGCGGAGAAGCTCACGGCCTTCACCGACTGGAGCGACCGAAGCACGTGCATCCTCACCGCCGACGGCGCCGGCGCGGCGGTGCTGCAGTCGGCGGACGAGCCCGGCGTCGGGCCGGTCGTGTGGGGCTCGGAGCCCGAGATCACACCGGCCGTGCTCATCGAGGCGCCCGACGAGCGGTTCGCGCAGGACGGGCGCGCGGTCTTCAAGTGGGCGATCACGCGCGCCGCCGAGCGTGCCCGTCGCGTGGTCGAGGCGTCCGGGCTGGGGCTGGACGACATCGAGGTGCTCGTGGCGCACCAGGCGAACCTGCGCATCATCGAGCCGCTCGCCAAGAGCCTCGGGCTCGAGGACAAGGTCGTCGTCACCGACATCGTCGAGTCGGGGAACACGTCGGCCGCGTCGATCCCCATGGGGCTGTCGAAGTGGTGGCACTCCGGGCGCGTGCCCGCCGGCGCACCCGCGCTGCTCTTCGGGTTCGGCGGCGGCTTCGCCTGGGCGGGCCAGGTCGTCCTCACGCCCGCGAGGTAG
- a CDS encoding lactate utilization protein C, which produces MTDARTEVLSRVRAALGRPGTGTTPAGKVGAPPRDVVVPRDYRAAGEHAPGSPEVLDQLVDRLVDYKAHVHRVAEPELPAAVAALLHELSGSRPGIPGPGPDNSEESVTVVVPHGLDRAWLAALPDGVVVREDSPDAPLPAAELDAVDAVLTAARVACSETGTIVLDGEPDQGRRAISLVPDVHLCVVRAEQVVQTVPETVRLLGAHPERPLTWISGPSATSDIELDRVEGVHGPRTLHVLLVSPAS; this is translated from the coding sequence ATGACCGATGCACGCACCGAGGTGCTGTCCCGGGTGCGCGCGGCGCTGGGCCGCCCCGGCACCGGAACGACGCCCGCCGGGAAGGTCGGCGCCCCGCCGCGCGACGTCGTCGTGCCGCGTGACTACCGGGCCGCGGGCGAGCACGCGCCCGGGTCCCCCGAGGTGCTCGACCAGCTCGTCGACCGCCTCGTCGACTACAAGGCCCACGTCCACCGGGTCGCCGAGCCCGAGCTCCCCGCCGCCGTCGCCGCCCTCCTCCACGAGTTGTCAGGCTCACGCCCGGGTATACCGGGCCCTGGACCTGACAACTCGGAGGAGAGCGTGACGGTCGTGGTGCCGCACGGCCTCGACCGGGCCTGGCTCGCCGCGCTTCCCGACGGCGTCGTCGTCCGCGAGGACTCCCCCGACGCCCCGCTGCCGGCGGCGGAGCTCGACGCGGTCGACGCCGTGCTCACCGCGGCACGCGTCGCGTGCTCGGAGACCGGCACCATCGTGCTCGACGGCGAGCCGGACCAGGGTCGCCGCGCCATCTCCCTCGTGCCGGACGTGCACCTGTGCGTCGTCCGCGCGGAGCAGGTGGTGCAGACCGTGCCCGAGACGGTCCGGCTGCTCGGCGCGCACCCGGAGCGCCCGCTGACGTGGATCTCCGGACCGAGCGCGACGAGCGACATCGAGCTCGACCGGGTCGAGGGCGTGCACGGGCCCCGGACGCTGCACGTGCTGCTGGTCTCGCCTGCGTCCTGA